The genomic DNA CAAGAACATCATAAATCACATTTCCCCAAATTCTGACATTTTTACAGATGCCGTCAGCTTCCATGCCGTCGTCACCCAGATTGTAAATTTTATTTTCATACACATCAGTTTCAGAAGTGACGGCACTCGTATCTTCTATACCTACATGTAATCCGTCAAAGTCGTCGTGGATAATATTTCTTCTAATTACAGTACCTCTACCGTCAAAAGGACTGTACAGTACTATAGCTCCATCTTCTAATCCACCCATTGATTTAATCGCATCCCAAGACCAGTTATAAATAGAATCATTGAATTCATTTCCCTGAATCAGGATTCGATCACTTTTTAGTTTTATACCAATCCCCAAGTCGTTATGTATAAATTTACAATTCTGAACAAGGTTGTCGCTGGAATTTCTAAAGTATATCGCCTTAGAATAGGTATCTCGCCCATAATGTTTAAATGTAATATTATCGAAATAGATATAGTTCACATTTTCTACATGGAATGAATATTTATATCTTGGCAGTACAATGGACGCGTTGTTTGGATTTTTATATCCTTCTAAACGAATATATAGATTTGTATTATCTGCAAAATATCCTGACGAAAAGCCCCATTTTAAATTCTGTAAATCGAGTAGACTGCCATATCTGAATAATCGTTTTCCGTCGGCTATAATAACCCTTGGATTAATGTAATTTATTGTAGTTTGGTAGATTCCGTTTTCATAAAGAGTCCATATATAATTATTTGTGTTCATATCGGCGCCGTCAAGAATTGCGGTGTCTCCGATTTCTCCTCGAATCACAATAGGAGAACCAGCTATTCCTGAATAATTAAGTGTAAATTCGCCTCTGTTATAAACGCCTTTTTTTAATATCACATGATCACCAGCTCGAGCCTTGTTCAATCCTTCTAAAAGATCACATGGAAAATTATCGGTACATGTGCTACCTGTTCCTGTTGGCGACACATAATATTCATGGATTGGGTTTGGGAGCGATATTTCCTGTCTGGTACTTATTGTTTGTGATACGGTAGTGTTATGTAATACTTCTCCTGGGTCAGTTAATGTAACTTTTACATCATAAATTTTGCCAGGTTCCAGATTAAAAATACTTCCAGTAAATTGTGTTAAAGCGGTACGGGTTAATGAAAATCCTTCTTTGTATTCATTTGAGCCTGTTCTATATTCAAGTTTTGTTGTTGCATTGGAATTGGAGTCATCAGTTGAGCCTATGGTTATAATGACTCCAATGGTGTGAAAATTAGGA from Desulfobacterales bacterium includes the following:
- a CDS encoding right-handed parallel beta-helix repeat-containing protein, translating into MIKNKKIFSIVLIFTIGVKILFLLFNIRSAKAEANIELYPNFHTIGVIITIGSTDDSNSNATTKLEYRTGSNEYKEGFSLTRTALTQFTGSIFNLEPGKIYDVKVTLTDPGEVLHNTTVSQTISTRQEISLPNPIHEYYVSPTGTGSTCTDNFPCDLLEGLNKARAGDHVILKKGVYNRGEFTLNYSGIAGSPIVIRGEIGDTAILDGADMNTNNYIWTLYENGIYQTTINYINPRVIIADGKRLFRYGSLLDLQNLKWGFSSGYFADNTNLYIRLEGYKNPNNASIVLPRYKYSFHVENVNYIYFDNITFKHYGRDTYSKAIYFRNSSDNLVQNCKFIHNDLGIGIKLKSDRILIQGNEFNDSIYNWSWDAIKSMGGLEDGAIVLYSPFDGRGTVIRRNIIHDDFDGLHVGIEDTSAVTSETDVYENKIYNLGDDGMEADGICKNVRIWGNVIYDVLVGISIAPGVTGPTYAIRNLIYKTGQGNNNYGGTPFKFNVSEEPPSGHIYIFHNTADAYYPGNNGIDIKEPGEWKMIYARNNIWSGTSYALTNYNTSQPVDLNYNNLYSTDSSKFVRWNNVNIIDLTTFRNQTGQEINGYNLPPEFTDPNSGDYTLAPISQLIDKGIFIPGINDGYSGRAPDLGAFEFKNSNLTIQNSILMLLLLEK